The stretch of DNA CCGAACTGGGCCTGTTTCAATTGCGCTATTTGCTCGATCCGTCGCTGCCGCTCGAATTCGGCGAGAGCAAAATCTACAACGTCCGGCAACTGGTGGACGCCTTGTCGAAGACGAACCATCCGCACCGTCGCGAACTTGAAAACCTGATGTACAGCGGCGGGATCGAGGTCTGGATCGAAGCCTTGCGCGACGACGACGAGACGCGCCGGCTGGCCCGCCGCATCGAGGCGATTCGTGCACGGGTGCGGGGCCGTTCGCTCGGACTGTTCGCCCTCTTGCACGTGTTGAAACCGGATCGTCCCCTTTACGTGACCAAACACGCCTCGCTCCGCGCGCCGGAAGAAATCGAGACGATGCTCGCGCAACATCCCGATGCGCGGCAGCCGCTGACGAAATGCCTGTTCAACGGATACTTCGAGGAATGGCTCCGCGCGGCGTTTCCGGACCGGAACGACGACATCCAATTTGTCGCGGACGCGACCGCGCGGTACGCTAACGATCAGGAACAGGGATTGTTCGCCGTCCGGTGCCGTTTCTGTCCGGAACTGCCGTTCCCCTTCGGGATGCGAACGGTCGCGACGCCGAAGGAACTGGCCGCGGCCATCGATCGCGGCGAAGCGCCGGCCCGGCAGCGCGGTCTGCATATCCTGACGAACGGGTGGCTGCGGACGTGGCTGGTTTGCACGGGGCGCATGACCCGGCCGGGGCCGTTCGACGAAATCGCCAACGACGCATCCATCTCGGCGGAACGCAAGCTCGAGGCGATATTGCACGTGCTCGACCCGGATTTGCCATGGCCCGTGCCGGGCGCGGACGTGGATGCGATCGACGGCGGCACAATATCGCGCGAGGCACACAAAACCATCGAAATCACGATTTTGAATCTGGGCCGCGGACACTTGTCCGGAACCATCACACTCGCGTCGGGACCGTTCGACGAGGGCCGGGGCGCGAATATCCTCATGCTGTCGCAGGAAATCGAGGGCGGGCCGGTCACGGTTCCCGTCGTGCTTTCCGGCGAGGGGCTTCCAATCGGGTCCGTTCAGCGAAAGAAGATCGTGGTGGACACCAACGGCGGCCGTCTCGAAATTCCGGTCCAGTTCCGGGTCAGCGCGCCGCTGGGGCGGATGATCCTGCGCGGCGCGGCGGCCGGCGGAATCGTCGCGGCGCTGTTCGCCGTGTTCCGCCTCGTGTTGCAATGGATCCTGCCGGAGTACGCCTACCGCACCATGGACTGGTTCGATTACGGCCCCCTGCCCGGCGACGCGCCCTACTGGGCCTGCATCCCGCTTGCCCTGTTTCTGCTGACGGCGTTCGGCGGGGTGGGTTACTATATCGTGCTGTTGTACCGCGCGACGCGCGAGGAAACGGATTGGACCGAAGCGACCGGCGGAACGGAAGAGGAGTAGCCCGGCGTCATGGATCGCGCAAGGCAATGGATCGTGACCCTGCTGCTGGCGTTGGGGCCGTTTTGTCTGCTGGCCTACATCCTGACGCGGATTGATGCGCCCGGCCCGGCATGGTTCGCGGTGGTGATTCTGGCCGTGTCGGATCGCATTTTCGGCGCGCTGGGTTTCGTTCCGCCGGTGGCGTCGTGGGCAATCGCCGGCTTTTTGCTGGGCGGCCTGACGCACCTTGCCGTGTGGGAACTACGCGAGGTCAACCGGCCCTATCTGCGGTACG from Candidatus Hydrogenedentota bacterium encodes:
- a CDS encoding serine/threonine-protein kinase translates to MADAEDGLQGVTERFPEPRATERLPDDRATARFDEDAGSVSAKPASSALREGEMAADRFRVNAGPMGGVTGEAEIYLCTDTHTNEKVALKLYRPGLTPKKSILDTLLNIYQPGVVTLRAYGMWMGRFYEAMDYCEGGSLTDAMPFDERDLRALLEDIVSGLQHLHALGIVHRDIKPNNLMFRRPNRREVVIGDFGVSSILEEDEKVRKTSTGAFFTLDYAAPELIDGKEVSPKTDYYALGVTLIHLLEGQSPFAGMDKNAILGCHFRGSVPRPAAATPEFRRLLNGLLRVAPEKRWGYGQVMAWLANEPILTDDGLLDREEVAAGKRVPYRSLPDVTTPAEMAQRLNDFDVARDLQRGYVSQWAMFFDTELGRRIARLEEEFLDRPELGLFQLRYLLDPSLPLEFGESKIYNVRQLVDALSKTNHPHRRELENLMYSGGIEVWIEALRDDDETRRLARRIEAIRARVRGRSLGLFALLHVLKPDRPLYVTKHASLRAPEEIETMLAQHPDARQPLTKCLFNGYFEEWLRAAFPDRNDDIQFVADATARYANDQEQGLFAVRCRFCPELPFPFGMRTVATPKELAAAIDRGEAPARQRGLHILTNGWLRTWLVCTGRMTRPGPFDEIANDASISAERKLEAILHVLDPDLPWPVPGADVDAIDGGTISREAHKTIEITILNLGRGHLSGTITLASGPFDEGRGANILMLSQEIEGGPVTVPVVLSGEGLPIGSVQRKKIVVDTNGGRLEIPVQFRVSAPLGRMILRGAAAGGIVAALFAVFRLVLQWILPEYAYRTMDWFDYGPLPGDAPYWACIPLALFLLTAFGGVGYYIVLLYRATREETDWTEATGGTEEE